From the genome of Hyperolius riggenbachi isolate aHypRig1 chromosome 9, aHypRig1.pri, whole genome shotgun sequence, one region includes:
- the LOC137532334 gene encoding olfactory receptor 8H1-like encodes MTDFVDNKTVAKNFQIVVFSCDHDKQPLLFTVFLLIYLLGLLGNAIIVTVTCADIQLHTPMYFLLCNLSFIDISYITITVPKLMDMLLTGNNSISFVQCFTQMFFFTFIGSIEVILLSLMAYDRYVAICNPLKYHLIMNRRNCLLFLVGIWIPGCVNSALVTVFASNVPQCYSNKIQQFFCNVKALAQISCPDPRFEVLIYIEVISLGLCPFMLSVASYVKIIQIILGINSAHGRRKTFSTCTSHLTVLLIFYGTILFMYMKPTQQDSDELDQVFSVLYAAVAPMLNPLIYSLRNKEVKNALLRLTKIKNNLT; translated from the coding sequence ATGACTGACTTTGTGGACAACAAGACAGTTGCAAAAAACTTTCAGATTGTAGTGTTTTCTTGTGACCACGATAAACAGCCTCttctttttactgtgtttttattAATATACCTACTGGGGCTACTTGGGAATGCGATAATTGTCACTGTTACATGTGCGGACATCCAATTACACACCCCGATGTACTTCCTATTGTGTAACCTTTCCTTCATTGACATCAGTTACATCACCATCACTGTCCCGAAACTGATGGACATGTTACTTACTGGAAACAACTCAATATCCTTTGTTCAGTGTTTTACTCAGATGTTCTTCTTCACCTTCATAGGCAGCATAGAGGTTATCTTATTGAGCCTAATGGCCTATGATCGTTACGTCGCTATATGTAACCCTCTAAAATATCATCTCATAATGAACAGGAGAAACTGTCTTTTGTTTCTGGTGGGAATTTGGATCCCAGGTTGTGTCAATTCTGCTCTCGTCACAGTTTTTGCTTCTAACGTTCCTCAGTGCTATTCCAACAAGATTCAGCAATTTTTCTGCAATGTCAAAGCTTTGGCCCAGATCTCTTGCCCGGATCCCAGATTTGAAGTTCTTATCTACATTGAAGTCATCTCACTTGGACTTTGCCCTTTCATGCTGAGTGTTGCCTCTTATGTGAAAATTATACAAATCATTTTAGGTATCAATTCAGCTCATGGTAGAAGAAAAACCTTTTCAACTTGCACATCCCACCTGACGGTCCTCCTGATATTCTATGGAACTATTCTCTTTATGTACATGAAACCGACTCAGCAAGACTCTGATGAACTGGACCAAGTATTCTCAGTGCTCTATGCAGCCGTTGCTCCCATGTTGAACCCTCTAATATACAGTTTAAGGAACAAAGAGGTGAAGAATGCACTGCTCCgtttaacaaaaattaaaaataacttaacctga